The sequence below is a genomic window from Thalassomonas haliotis.
AGGGCATTGCGTAATCTGAGTTCCCGGGCGAACACTTCCATCAGTTTAATTTCTGCGGCGGTAACATCGGCGTTAGCCGCCAGTAAGTCATATACCCCGGAAGTATCTCTTACCACGACCTCGGCAAAAGGCTTTTCTTCCACCAGGAGTTCGTAACAGCTGGCAGGCACTTCGTATTTGTCGACGCCGCTGCCCATAGTGGCATTGCCCTGAGGATCCAGATCGATCAACAATACCTTACGTTTCGTCGCTGCCAGCGATGCAGCCAAGTTGACTGAAGTGGTGGTTTTACCCACACCACCTTTTTGGTTAGCTACTGCGATTATTTTTCCCACAAGATCCTCTAGCGCTTTAGTTATTTATTGATTTATGAATAAAAGAATAAAGCTTTATTATATTTTCTTTAATTCTATTAAATGACGTTCGCCCACTAAGTGCGGCACTTGAATTTCCGAGCCGATCACCAGTTTGATATTGTCAGGCAAGGCGGCAATTTCTTCTAGCGGATATTGCCCTTTTAAAGCAAAAAATCGTCCCGTCTCGGTGGCAATTAAATGCTGACACCAGCTAACCATATCATTTAATGAGGAAAATGCGCGACTTAAAACGCCGTCAAAGGGAATTTCCGGCTGATATTCTTCAACCCGGCTCAATACCGGCTTGACGTTGGTTAATTTTAACTGAAAAACCACCTGGCGCAAAAAGGTAATTCTTTTGCCTAAGCTGTCTAACAATACAAAACTATATTCAGGATAGAGGATCGCCAAGGGGATCCCGGGTAAACCCGGTCCGGTACCGACATCGATAAAAGATTTACCGTGCAGCTGGGGTCCTACCATCAGGCTGTCGAGAATATGCTTAACCAGCATTTCTTCGGGATCCCGCACTGAGGTCAGGTTATAGGCTTTGTTCCATTTAACCA
It includes:
- the rsmG gene encoding 16S rRNA (guanine(527)-N(7))-methyltransferase RsmG — encoded protein: MTLKAKLVSLISETPLEISEQQVDLLIQYVDLLVKWNKAYNLTSVRDPEEMLVKHILDSLMVGPQLHGKSFIDVGTGPGLPGIPLAILYPEYSFVLLDSLGKRITFLRQVVFQLKLTNVKPVLSRVEEYQPEIPFDGVLSRAFSSLNDMVSWCQHLIATETGRFFALKGQYPLEEIAALPDNIKLVIGSEIQVPHLVGERHLIELKKI